In one Perca fluviatilis chromosome 7, GENO_Pfluv_1.0, whole genome shotgun sequence genomic region, the following are encoded:
- the wu:fj39g12 gene encoding C-type natriuretic peptide 1: MLRPVLLCATLLLLTPLEITEARSLHPSPDVVEFMEQFLERYNELLTLDDLENLLNSQPEEQSNFSPGVKAAENPKWADAQTQAETPWLRLLKGALANQKRAEPDRSRRGWNRGCFGLKLDRIGSMSGLGC, encoded by the exons ATGCTGCGTCCTGTGCTGCTTTGTGCCACTCTGCTCCTCCTGACACCTCTGGAGATCACGGAGGCTCGCTCTCTGCACCCTTCTCCTGATGTTGTGGAG TTTATGGAGCAGTTTCTGGAACGCTACAACGAGCTTTTGACCCTCGACGACCTGGAGAACCTGTTGAACAGCCAACCAGAGGAGCAGTCCAACTTCTCCCCTGGGGTCAAAGCGGCCGAGAACCCCAAATGGGCTGACGCACAAACCCAGGCTGAGACCCCCTGGCTGCGCCTGCTGAAGGGGGCTCTGGCCAATCAGAAGCGAGCGGAGCCGGACCGGTCCCGGAGGGGATGGAACCGAGGATGCTTTGGGCTGAAATTGGATCGGATCGGGTCCATGAGTGGACTGGGCTGTTAG